The Deinococcus hopiensis KR-140 sequence AAGGGGACGGGACACCGCGCGGTGTCCCGTCCCCTTCCTATTCCTGTAAACGGGTCAAGACGTAGAAGGCCCGCTCGCCTTCCCGCGCCAGGTCTGTGACCGCATAGCCGTTCTCCAAGGCTGGCTCCAGCACAGCGCGGAGAGCCAGCCGCCAGGTCAGCCGAACGTCTTCAGGTAGGGCGAAGGCGTCGAGAGGAACCTCAGCCAACAAACGGGGCGCGTCCCGATGGGGGAGGGGAGAGGCGGGCCGACCGTCTCCAGCCTTCAGCACAAACTCGCCTTCCGGTAAAGGTGGGGGTCGTTCGGCCTGAGGCCGCGTCAGGTCCCACTCGATCATCAACCGGTCTGCGGGAAAGGCGGTCGCCGGGTCTTCTCCCAGCGCGTACCAGTCGGCGTGGTAACGCACCGCCCGTGCGCCCAACTTGCCCAGGTTCAGTCGGGCATTCCGAGGCACGAGGGGATCGAAAGTCCAGGTCATCCGTGTCAGGCCCTGCGAGACCGCCCGCTCCCGCTGCGCGAGCTTGAGGGCCACCGCCGCGCCGCTCCCGCGCCAGTCGGGATGAACGGCCAGCAGGTGCGAGTGGTGCCAGAGTCGCCCGCCTTGCAGCGCCGGAAACCCGTAAGCCAGGCCGAAGGGGGGGGCGTCCACGTCCTCGGCTGGATAGGCCCCCAGAACGGTGGCCCCCGTATGCGCTCCGATGCGGAACATGGTGGCGGGCAGCACCTCGCGGTCCGCGTAGCCCCACGCGGCCACCTGTACGTCTTCCAGCGCCCGCATGGCCCAGGGGTCCGTCACGTCCCGGATGACGAAGGGCCGGAACGGCCCTGTTCTGGGAGACGCGGCGCTCAAGCCCGGTACTCCTCGTACAGTTCCGACACCCGCCCTATAAACTCGCGGTTCAGGGTAACGCCGATGCCGGGACCCTGCGGCACAGGCATCAAACCGTCCGCCGCTTCCAGCGCCTCGTGAATCACGTCCGTCTCCCAGTAGCGGCTGGCACTGCTCGTATCGCCGGGCAGGGCGAAATTGGGAAGCGTCGACAGGTGAATGTTGTGTGCCCGGCCGACGCCACTCTCCAACATCCCTCCGCACCACACGGGGGCACCGAAGGCCCGCGCCACATCATGCACCCGCCGCGCCTCGGCGTGCCCGCCCACCCGGGCCACCTTGACGTTGATCACGCGCCCCGCCCCCAGCGCCAGCC is a genomic window containing:
- a CDS encoding acyl-CoA acyltransferase, whose amino-acid sequence is MRALEDVQVAAWGYADREVLPATMFRIGAHTGATVLGAYPAEDVDAPPFGLAYGFPALQGGRLWHHSHLLAVHPDWRGSGAAVALKLAQRERAVSQGLTRMTWTFDPLVPRNARLNLGKLGARAVRYHADWYALGEDPATAFPADRLMIEWDLTRPQAERPPPLPEGEFVLKAGDGRPASPLPHRDAPRLLAEVPLDAFALPEDVRLTWRLALRAVLEPALENGYAVTDLAREGERAFYVLTRLQE